The Bacteroidales bacterium genome has a window encoding:
- a CDS encoding DUF3341 domain-containing protein — protein sequence MDSDYLLGVFKDEETLLRAFRKMKEQEIEIEDIFTPYPVHEILEKQGRKSRMTIVGWFYGFFATLGVLAFLIYTAVIDWPMNYGGKPSNAFPSFLVITIILVIFSITILSLFTFSWRANLWPSHEKPIYHREATDDKFVILVSRKKADAARAVTLMKETGAIEVIEK from the coding sequence ATGGACTCCGATTATTTATTGGGCGTTTTTAAGGACGAAGAGACCCTGCTCAGGGCCTTCAGGAAGATGAAGGAGCAGGAGATCGAGATCGAGGATATCTTTACCCCATACCCGGTCCACGAGATCCTGGAGAAGCAGGGCCGGAAGTCCAGAATGACCATCGTGGGTTGGTTCTATGGTTTTTTTGCCACCCTGGGGGTACTGGCCTTCCTGATCTATACGGCGGTGATTGACTGGCCCATGAATTATGGAGGGAAACCCAGCAATGCATTTCCATCCTTTCTGGTGATAACCATCATACTGGTCATTTTCAGCATCACCATTCTGAGTCTTTTTACCTTCTCCTGGCGGGCCAATCTCTGGCCATCTCATGAGAAACCCATCTACCATCGGGAGGCTACCGACGATAAGTTTGTGATCCTGGTCAGCAGAAAGAAGGCCGATGCTGCCCGGGCTGTGACGCTGATGAAAGAGACCGGGGCCATTGAAGTTATAGAAAAGTAA
- a CDS encoding DUF4492 domain-containing protein yields the protein MLRRIFLFYYEGFRKMTWGRNLWAIILIKLFIMFVVLRLFFFPDLLKRDFNSDEERADHVLEQLTNP from the coding sequence ATGCTTAGAAGAATTTTTCTATTCTATTACGAGGGGTTCAGAAAGATGACCTGGGGTCGGAATCTCTGGGCTATTATCCTGATCAAACTGTTTATTATGTTTGTTGTACTCAGGCTCTTCTTTTTCCCTGACCTGCTGAAGCGTGATTTCAACAGTGACGAGGAGCGGGCCGACCACGTACTGGAACAACTAACTAATCCATAA
- a CDS encoding cytochrome ubiquinol oxidase subunit I, which translates to MLESIDMSLVDWSRGQFALTAMFHWIFVPLTLGLSFMVAFMHTIYVRTGDEEWKRITKFWMKLFGINFAIGVATGIILEFEFGTNWSNYSWFVGDIFGAPLAIEGILAFFMESTFIAVMFFGWNKVSKRFHLAASWLTAFGANLSAVWILVANAWMQHPVGTLFNPDTARNEMTSFWDVIFSEVAVNKFLHTITSSFLLASVFVIGISAWFLLRKHEVLFAKRSTIVASVFGVIAAIATIATGDTSARIVAREQPMKFAAMEALYEGQTHAPLVAIGAMRTDTTMLPNPRQEFIFKIEIPNALSYMVFLTPSGFIPGISDLVYGNEEQGLMAYEERIERGAIAIQTLKELKKAKDRGDEAAYSALRTKFSDPEWLEEYFAHFGFGYYQGRELKELIPNVKLSFYTFHIMVILGVHFLILSVLVLWLSMKNRWGNHKWLLWVALITIPMPWIASQAGWVLAELGRQPWVVYEMMPTISAVTRLKPGAVQLTFWIFLLTFTVLFIAEIKIMISQIKKGPGGK; encoded by the coding sequence ATGCTTGAATCAATAGATATGTCACTGGTCGACTGGTCTCGGGGGCAATTTGCGCTCACAGCCATGTTTCACTGGATTTTTGTACCGCTGACCCTGGGACTCTCCTTTATGGTTGCTTTTATGCACACCATTTACGTGCGAACAGGCGATGAGGAGTGGAAGCGGATCACGAAATTCTGGATGAAACTCTTCGGGATTAATTTTGCCATCGGTGTTGCCACCGGAATTATCCTGGAATTTGAATTTGGAACCAACTGGTCCAACTACTCCTGGTTTGTGGGGGATATTTTCGGGGCACCACTGGCCATTGAAGGCATCCTTGCCTTCTTTATGGAATCGACCTTTATTGCCGTCATGTTTTTCGGATGGAACAAAGTCAGTAAGCGTTTCCATCTGGCGGCCTCCTGGCTGACCGCTTTCGGGGCCAATCTTTCGGCGGTATGGATCCTGGTGGCCAATGCCTGGATGCAGCACCCGGTGGGAACTCTGTTTAATCCCGACACGGCCCGTAACGAAATGACCAGTTTCTGGGATGTGATTTTCTCAGAGGTGGCGGTTAACAAGTTTCTCCACACCATTACCTCCAGCTTTCTGCTGGCCTCTGTGTTTGTGATCGGGATTTCTGCCTGGTTCCTGCTGCGTAAGCATGAAGTACTTTTCGCTAAAAGAAGTACCATCGTGGCTTCGGTATTTGGCGTGATTGCAGCCATTGCCACCATTGCCACAGGCGACACCTCGGCCAGAATCGTGGCCCGGGAACAGCCCATGAAATTTGCGGCCATGGAGGCCCTCTATGAAGGGCAGACCCATGCACCTCTGGTGGCTATCGGAGCGATGCGGACCGATACCACCATGCTTCCCAACCCCAGGCAGGAGTTTATTTTCAAAATTGAAATACCCAACGCGCTTTCCTATATGGTTTTTCTGACTCCAAGCGGATTTATTCCGGGTATATCTGATCTGGTTTACGGGAATGAAGAGCAGGGCCTGATGGCTTATGAGGAGAGAATCGAGCGGGGTGCCATAGCCATTCAGACCCTGAAAGAGCTGAAAAAGGCGAAGGACCGGGGCGATGAAGCGGCCTATTCTGCCCTGCGAACCAAATTCAGTGATCCGGAATGGCTCGAAGAGTATTTTGCACATTTTGGATTCGGGTATTATCAGGGGCGTGAGTTAAAAGAGTTAATCCCTAATGTGAAGCTTAGTTTTTACACCTTTCACATCATGGTGATCCTGGGGGTCCATTTCCTGATCCTTTCCGTCCTGGTGCTCTGGCTCAGTATGAAAAACCGCTGGGGAAATCACAAATGGTTGCTCTGGGTGGCACTGATCACCATACCCATGCCCTGGATTGCCAGCCAGGCAGGGTGGGTGCTGGCCGAACTGGGGCGTCAGCCCTGGGTGGTCTACGAAATGATGCCCACCATCTCGGCAGTGACACGCTTAAAACCCGGGGCAGTCCAGCTCACTTTCTGGATCTTCCTGCTCACCTTTACGGTGCTCTTTATTGCAGAGATAAAAATTATGATTTCACAAATTAAAAAAGGACCTGGAGGAAAATAA
- a CDS encoding cytochrome c oxidase subunit 3 — protein MSETLSHQVVHRDDEASKLGIWLFIFTELLFFGGLFLTYAVYRNMNRQAFHLAAEELDVAVGTINTVILLISSMTMAMATTSIQKKDKRTTLILIWITLLLALAFLVNKYFEWSGKIGHGIWPGSPLLEELGRGDTLFFGLYFFMTGLHALHIIIGMVLLAVVLVRVQKDRITFDNFQLLENGGLYWHLVDLIWIFLFPLFYLIT, from the coding sequence ATGTCAGAAACCCTATCACATCAGGTCGTGCACAGAGACGATGAGGCATCGAAGCTTGGCATATGGCTTTTCATATTTACCGAGCTCTTGTTTTTCGGGGGACTCTTCCTTACCTATGCGGTATACCGGAACATGAACCGACAGGCCTTTCACCTGGCTGCCGAAGAGCTGGATGTGGCCGTGGGCACCATCAATACCGTGATCCTGCTGATCAGCAGCATGACCATGGCCATGGCCACCACTTCCATCCAGAAAAAGGACAAGCGGACCACCCTGATCCTGATCTGGATCACCCTGCTCCTGGCCCTGGCCTTCCTGGTAAACAAATACTTTGAATGGAGCGGCAAGATCGGGCATGGAATCTGGCCCGGATCCCCCTTACTGGAAGAGCTGGGCAGGGGGGACACCCTCTTTTTCGGACTCTATTTCTTTATGACCGGACTGCATGCCCTGCACATCATCATCGGCATGGTCCTGCTGGCGGTGGTCCTGGTCAGGGTGCAAAAGGACAGGATCACCTTTGACAACTTTCAATTGCTGGAAAACGGGGGCCTTTACTGGCACCTGGTGGATTTGATCTGGATCTTTCTTTTCCCGCTCTTCTACCTGATCACTTAA
- a CDS encoding SCO family protein has product MKRTLSTLLLSIIIFPLLAQSDADIEIGVIEKLDQYIPLDAKLINENGDTVIIGDLLDKPTILNFVYYRCPGICSPLMDGLADAMDGNDLILGEDYQALTISFDAREATFLAVRKKNNYLNLMEKKDQAEKGWLFFTSDSASIARLTEAAGFRYKPTGNDFIHSATLIILDPKGKITRYMNGIYFLPFELKMSLLEAAEGKSGPTINRVLQYCYSYDPEGQKYMLNITKVSATLILFFAVVLFLGLIFFRKRKTQ; this is encoded by the coding sequence ATGAAACGCACCCTGAGCACCTTGCTCCTGAGTATTATTATTTTCCCATTGCTCGCACAAAGCGATGCGGATATAGAAATCGGAGTGATCGAAAAACTGGACCAGTATATCCCGCTGGATGCCAAGCTGATCAATGAAAATGGCGATACAGTGATTATTGGAGATCTTCTGGATAAACCTACTATTCTGAACTTTGTATATTATCGCTGTCCCGGAATCTGTTCCCCTCTTATGGACGGACTGGCAGATGCCATGGACGGCAACGATCTGATACTGGGGGAGGATTATCAGGCCCTGACCATCAGTTTTGATGCCAGGGAAGCCACTTTCCTGGCGGTCCGGAAAAAGAACAATTACCTCAACCTGATGGAGAAAAAGGACCAGGCCGAAAAGGGCTGGCTCTTTTTTACCAGCGACAGTGCGAGCATTGCCCGCCTGACCGAAGCGGCCGGATTCCGCTATAAACCCACGGGCAACGATTTCATTCATTCGGCCACGCTGATCATCCTGGATCCCAAAGGCAAGATCACCCGTTACATGAATGGCATCTATTTCCTGCCCTTCGAGTTGAAGATGTCTTTGCTGGAAGCTGCCGAAGGGAAGTCGGGTCCCACCATCAACAGGGTCCTGCAATATTGCTATTCCTATGACCCGGAAGGACAAAAATATATGCTGAACATCACCAAGGTATCGGCTACCCTGATCCTTTTTTTCGCGGTGGTCCTGTTCCTTGGGCTGATATTTTTCAGAAAAAGAAAAACACAATAA
- a CDS encoding protoheme IX farnesyltransferase gives MNRFLKLGKFSISVPVSLTGFLGYFLARPAFDPDALYTVLGIFLLSSGSSALNQIQERHTDARMERTAKRPLPARQITLRGAILFSVICATSGTILLLLTGYPLAAVFGVFTLLWYNLVYTPLKKITAFAVLPGALIGAMPPLIGWTAAGRDPLDMEILAVAFLLFVGQMPHYWLLMLKVGKEFQKAGIPVITSLLDERQIRNLSFVWIATTGACVMMLPATPVIRHRGMSLLMIVAAIWFIVRMFRLSYRRNLVEHWKKAFITVNLFYLLLILVLIADRMI, from the coding sequence ATGAATAGATTTCTGAAGCTGGGGAAGTTTAGCATCTCCGTCCCCGTATCCCTCACAGGCTTCCTGGGCTACTTTCTGGCCAGGCCCGCCTTTGATCCGGATGCCCTCTATACCGTGCTTGGCATCTTTCTGCTTTCATCGGGCTCATCGGCGCTCAACCAGATCCAGGAACGTCATACAGATGCCCGTATGGAGCGAACGGCAAAACGCCCCCTTCCCGCGCGACAGATCACCCTTCGGGGAGCCATCCTTTTTTCGGTAATTTGTGCAACAAGCGGTACCATCCTGCTTCTGCTTACCGGCTACCCGCTGGCTGCTGTCTTCGGAGTATTTACCCTGCTCTGGTATAACCTGGTCTATACTCCTTTAAAAAAAATTACCGCTTTTGCAGTACTTCCCGGTGCCCTGATCGGGGCCATGCCGCCCCTGATCGGGTGGACGGCAGCCGGCAGAGATCCGCTGGATATGGAGATCCTGGCGGTGGCTTTCCTGCTTTTCGTGGGACAAATGCCGCACTACTGGCTTCTGATGCTCAAGGTGGGCAAGGAGTTTCAAAAAGCGGGGATCCCGGTCATCACCAGTCTGTTGGATGAGCGGCAGATCCGCAATCTCAGTTTTGTATGGATCGCCACCACCGGCGCCTGTGTAATGATGCTGCCCGCCACTCCTGTTATCCGGCACCGGGGCATGTCGCTGCTTATGATCGTGGCAGCCATCTGGTTTATCGTCCGCATGTTCCGGCTCTCTTACCGGAGAAATCTGGTGGAACATTGGAAAAAAGCATTTATTACTGTAAATTTGTTTTACCTCTTGCTGATTCTGGTTTTAATTGCCGACAGAATGATCTGA
- a CDS encoding cbb3-type cytochrome c oxidase subunit I: MSSNTTDYTAYKSYLEEDGGRKGIFKWILSTDHKRIGLLYLYAMMGWFIVGVVLGLLMKLELIAPGKTLMGPQSYNATFTVHGVIMIFLIVIPGLPAVFGNFFLPIQIGAKDVAFPRLNLFSWYIYVLGGILVIISLFGNGAPDTGWTFYAPYSFKTGTNMLPAALGAFVLGFSSILTGLNFIVTIHRMRAPGMSWFKMPLFIWTLYGTGWIQLLATPIVGITLLMVAGERILGIGFFDPAKGGDPLLYQHLFWIYSHPAVYIMILPAMGVISEIIPTFSKKTIFGYRAIVFSTLAIAFVGYFVWGHHMFTSGMSGTALWAFSLLTFIVAIPSAIKVFNWISTMHQGSISVEVPFLWAASFIFIFMIGGLTGLVLGSLATNVHVHDTAFVVAHFHFIVFGGVGFAFFGAMHYWFSKIFGRVYDKSWAKTGWITFFIGFVSLYGPMFYLGIKGMPRRYFDYLEEFHGPNIISSFGALVMIAGFVIILINLIKSARHGEKTTEMNPWGGTNLEWQVPTPPPLENFDEIPVIEKATYKYD; this comes from the coding sequence ATGAGTTCGAATACAACAGATTATACAGCCTATAAATCCTACCTGGAGGAAGACGGGGGAAGAAAGGGCATCTTCAAATGGATCCTGTCCACAGACCACAAACGGATCGGCCTGCTCTACCTCTATGCCATGATGGGCTGGTTCATCGTTGGGGTGGTGCTGGGACTGCTCATGAAACTGGAGCTGATCGCCCCGGGCAAAACCCTGATGGGACCACAGTCATACAATGCCACCTTTACCGTCCATGGCGTGATCATGATTTTCCTGATCGTGATTCCCGGACTCCCGGCGGTTTTTGGGAACTTCTTTCTGCCTATCCAGATCGGGGCCAAAGACGTGGCCTTTCCCAGGCTCAACCTGTTTTCCTGGTACATCTATGTGCTGGGGGGGATCCTGGTGATTATCTCCCTGTTTGGAAACGGGGCTCCCGATACCGGCTGGACCTTTTACGCTCCCTACAGTTTTAAGACGGGAACCAACATGCTGCCCGCTGCACTGGGGGCCTTTGTGTTGGGTTTCTCTTCCATCCTGACCGGACTGAACTTCATTGTGACCATTCACCGGATGCGGGCCCCCGGCATGAGCTGGTTTAAAATGCCATTGTTTATCTGGACCTTGTATGGCACAGGCTGGATACAATTGCTGGCTACCCCCATAGTGGGCATCACCCTGCTGATGGTGGCCGGGGAACGGATTTTGGGGATCGGTTTCTTTGATCCTGCCAAGGGAGGTGATCCCCTGCTGTACCAGCACCTGTTCTGGATCTATTCCCATCCGGCAGTATATATTATGATCCTGCCGGCCATGGGGGTCATTTCGGAGATCATCCCCACCTTTTCGAAAAAAACCATCTTCGGGTACAGGGCTATTGTTTTCTCCACCCTGGCCATTGCTTTTGTGGGCTATTTTGTCTGGGGACACCACATGTTTACCTCCGGCATGAGCGGCACCGCGCTCTGGGCCTTCTCCCTGCTCACTTTCATCGTGGCCATCCCCAGCGCCATCAAGGTATTTAACTGGATCTCCACCATGCACCAGGGATCTATCAGTGTAGAGGTTCCCTTCCTCTGGGCTGCTTCCTTTATATTTATTTTTATGATCGGGGGACTTACGGGACTGGTGCTGGGTTCGCTGGCTACCAATGTGCATGTACACGATACCGCCTTTGTGGTGGCTCACTTCCATTTCATTGTCTTTGGAGGGGTGGGATTTGCTTTCTTCGGGGCCATGCACTACTGGTTCTCCAAGATTTTTGGCCGCGTGTATGATAAAAGCTGGGCCAAAACCGGCTGGATCACCTTTTTCATTGGCTTTGTAAGTCTGTACGGACCCATGTTCTACCTGGGAATCAAGGGCATGCCACGTCGCTACTTCGACTATCTGGAAGAGTTTCACGGGCCCAACATCATCTCCTCCTTCGGAGCCCTGGTCATGATCGCCGGTTTTGTGATCATCCTGATCAACCTGATCAAATCGGCAAGGCACGGGGAAAAGACCACGGAAATGAATCCCTGGGGAGGCACCAACCTGGAATGGCAGGTTCCCACACCCCCACCCCTGGAAAACTTTGATGAAATACCGGTGATCGAGAAAGCCACCTATAAATACGATTAA
- the coxB gene encoding cytochrome c oxidase subunit II: MYTADPQQASNFVAGVDQVFAIILGVSIFFLIALTVIMLVFIRKYRKDKHPKAIQNEGSNKLEILWTVIPLLLVLVMFYFGWMGWRPMKNPPEDAMRVKAIARMWNFRFEYPNGKFTDSLYVPINEPVILDLVALDVLHSLYIPAFRVKEDMVPGQEKEMWFIPGTVGEFDLFCTEYCGLEHSYMFTMVKVLPKEEFDAWIADTSAVVTVVDTETSLADQGWEVLRRNGCNACHSSDGSKLVGPSYLGGWGGTRTVTTGREVREVSVDEEYIKRSVFDPNADIVEGFNRGLMLSYEGMVTEQEVELIIEYLKELNE, from the coding sequence ATGTATACTGCAGATCCACAACAAGCTTCCAATTTTGTCGCCGGTGTCGACCAGGTCTTCGCGATCATTCTGGGGGTTTCCATATTCTTTCTCATCGCACTTACGGTAATCATGCTGGTTTTTATCCGCAAGTACCGCAAGGATAAGCATCCAAAGGCCATACAGAATGAGGGCAGCAATAAGCTCGAAATTCTGTGGACTGTAATCCCCCTGTTGCTGGTCCTGGTGATGTTCTATTTCGGATGGATGGGTTGGAGACCCATGAAAAACCCTCCGGAGGATGCCATGCGCGTGAAGGCCATTGCCCGCATGTGGAACTTCAGGTTCGAATATCCCAATGGAAAGTTCACCGACAGTCTCTATGTACCCATCAATGAACCGGTGATACTCGACCTGGTGGCGCTCGATGTGCTGCACAGCCTCTACATTCCTGCCTTCAGGGTCAAGGAGGATATGGTGCCCGGACAGGAAAAGGAGATGTGGTTCATCCCCGGCACTGTGGGGGAATTCGACCTGTTCTGTACAGAGTATTGCGGACTGGAGCACTCCTACATGTTTACCATGGTGAAGGTCTTGCCCAAGGAAGAATTTGATGCCTGGATTGCCGATACTTCGGCCGTGGTGACTGTGGTGGATACAGAAACATCCCTGGCCGACCAGGGCTGGGAGGTGCTCAGGCGAAACGGCTGCAATGCCTGTCATTCCAGCGACGGCAGCAAACTGGTGGGCCCCTCCTACCTGGGTGGCTGGGGGGGTACACGCACGGTGACCACCGGAAGAGAAGTGCGTGAAGTCAGCGTGGATGAGGAGTATATCAAACGATCCGTTTTTGATCCCAATGCCGATATTGTGGAAGGGTTCAACCGGGGACTGATGCTCTCCTACGAAGGAATGGTCACCGAACAGGAGGTGGAGCTGATCATCGAATACCTGAAAGAACTGAATGAATAG
- a CDS encoding cytochrome c yields the protein MKYRNILAGSILFLALLSCDRTRSSTGWDYMPDMYYSFAYESYTPNPNFSDHMTMRIPVEGTIPRGALPFPWEKTDEGRIAAGEALANPLEASSENLARGLAAYEIFCISCHGAEGDGQGYLFTSMRYPYPPASLINDQVKALRDGEIYHSITVGYGIMGAHGGMITPEDRWKIILHIRSSLQK from the coding sequence ATGAAATACAGAAACATCCTGGCAGGCTCCATCCTCTTTCTGGCACTGCTCTCCTGCGACCGGACCCGTTCCAGTACCGGGTGGGACTATATGCCCGACATGTACTATTCGTTTGCTTACGAGTCCTATACACCCAATCCCAATTTCAGCGATCACATGACCATGAGGATCCCGGTGGAAGGAACCATCCCCAGGGGAGCGCTTCCCTTCCCCTGGGAGAAGACCGATGAGGGCCGCATCGCTGCCGGTGAGGCCCTGGCGAACCCCCTGGAGGCCTCTTCTGAGAACCTTGCCCGGGGCCTCGCAGCCTATGAGATCTTCTGCATCTCCTGTCACGGAGCAGAGGGTGACGGGCAGGGTTACCTGTTTACCAGCATGCGCTATCCTTATCCCCCGGCCAGCCTGATCAACGACCAGGTAAAAGCCCTGAGGGACGGGGAGATCTACCATTCTATCACGGTTGGTTACGGAATTATGGGAGCACACGGAGGGATGATTACTCCGGAAGACCGGTGGAAAATCATCCTGCATATTCGTTCTTCCCTTCAGAAGTAG
- the nrfD gene encoding polysulfide reductase NrfD, protein MYNTEVRGPLVLGNKSLNHITADITSPLYARPKFWWIVGLGISSILMLLGFWSIYVTISTGIGTWGVNNTVGWGWAIINFVWWIGIGHAGTAFSIFLLILRQEWRSSINRAAEAMTVVAVGCAAIFPALHMGRIWNAFFIFPYPNTRGPLWVNYNSPLFWDFIAISAYLLISASFWYLGMIPDFATIRDHTKSKVKKAVYGFFAMGWRGSVGEWKRYEGLSYILGGIAAVLVVSVHSIVSTDFAVSVEPGWHTTIFPPYFVVGAIFSGFAMVMTLMIILRKIYKLEDYVTDSHLDKVAKILIFVSLIMGSAYLTEIFVAWYSGNEYEIFTFFHNRITGEFTRQFWAMFIFNALVPQLMWFKKIRSNLVVVFIISILINVGMWFERFNIVVTSLSKDYLPSAWASYSPTFVEIAMYLGTLGIFIFGVLLFFKYIPMIAISEVKAVNKYQLKKDKSS, encoded by the coding sequence ATGTATAATACGGAAGTCAGGGGCCCTCTGGTGCTGGGAAATAAATCCCTGAACCATATCACGGCAGATATTACCTCTCCGCTTTATGCCAGGCCCAAATTCTGGTGGATCGTGGGACTGGGCATCAGTTCCATCCTGATGCTGCTGGGGTTCTGGTCCATCTATGTGACCATCTCTACCGGGATCGGTACCTGGGGCGTGAACAATACAGTTGGCTGGGGCTGGGCCATTATTAACTTTGTCTGGTGGATCGGGATCGGGCATGCCGGTACAGCCTTCTCCATCTTCCTCCTGATTCTCAGGCAGGAGTGGCGATCGTCCATCAACCGGGCCGCCGAAGCCATGACGGTGGTGGCCGTGGGATGTGCCGCTATCTTTCCGGCTCTGCATATGGGCCGGATCTGGAACGCCTTCTTTATTTTCCCCTATCCCAATACACGGGGACCGCTCTGGGTCAATTACAACTCTCCGCTATTCTGGGACTTCATTGCTATTTCGGCCTACCTGCTTATCTCTGCCTCCTTCTGGTACCTGGGAATGATTCCCGATTTCGCCACCATCCGCGATCATACAAAATCGAAAGTTAAAAAAGCGGTATACGGCTTTTTTGCCATGGGCTGGCGGGGATCCGTGGGAGAGTGGAAACGCTACGAAGGACTGAGCTATATCCTGGGAGGTATTGCAGCCGTACTGGTGGTATCGGTGCACTCCATTGTATCGACGGATTTCGCGGTCTCGGTGGAACCGGGATGGCATACCACCATCTTTCCCCCCTATTTTGTGGTGGGGGCAATCTTCTCCGGCTTTGCCATGGTGATGACCCTGATGATTATCCTGAGAAAGATTTACAAGCTGGAAGATTATGTGACAGATTCCCATCTCGACAAGGTGGCCAAAATACTGATCTTTGTTTCGTTGATTATGGGATCGGCCTACCTGACGGAGATCTTCGTGGCCTGGTATTCCGGGAACGAATACGAGATCTTCACCTTCTTTCATAACCGGATCACCGGCGAGTTCACCAGGCAGTTCTGGGCCATGTTTATCTTCAATGCCCTGGTTCCCCAGCTCATGTGGTTCAAAAAGATCCGGAGCAATCTGGTGGTGGTGTTTATCATCTCCATCCTGATCAACGTGGGGATGTGGTTTGAGCGTTTCAACATTGTGGTCACCTCTCTGTCAAAGGATTACCTGCCATCGGCCTGGGCCTCTTATTCGCCGACCTTTGTGGAGATTGCCATGTACCTGGGAACCCTGGGGATCTTTATTTTCGGGGTATTGCTCTTCTTTAAGTACATCCCCATGATTGCCATCAGCGAAGTGAAAGCGGTAAATAAGTATCAGTTGAAAAAGGATAAAAGCAGCTAA
- a CDS encoding cation transporter gives MKKVFVLLLALLLMSACNSATEKKEQAAAEQEAPAAEWVEVTLDVEGMTCDGCENAIKAGVENLEGIAEVESSHEEGWTRVKYDKNQTSVDDIQARITETGYEVKGEL, from the coding sequence ATGAAAAAAGTATTTGTTTTACTTCTAGCACTTTTACTGATGTCAGCCTGCAACTCAGCCACCGAGAAGAAAGAGCAGGCCGCTGCGGAACAGGAGGCTCCTGCCGCCGAATGGGTGGAGGTCACCCTGGATGTGGAGGGGATGACCTGCGATGGCTGTGAGAACGCCATTAAGGCAGGCGTGGAGAACCTGGAAGGCATTGCGGAGGTGGAATCCTCCCACGAAGAGGGCTGGACCAGGGTCAAATATGACAAGAACCAGACCTCGGTGGATGATATCCAGGCCAGGATCACCGAGACGGGCTATGAGGTGAAGGGAGAGCTTTAG
- a CDS encoding cytochrome C oxidase subunit IV family protein yields MTDTPHHIVPYRTYGLILLLLLVLTAVSVAVTQIELTRWATIVALLLAATKSAVVLAVFMHLKFDQMVYKVMAIFVVLLVLAVFVLTFFDYAFR; encoded by the coding sequence ATGACGGATACGCCACATCATATTGTACCCTATCGCACCTACGGATTGATCCTGCTCCTCCTGCTGGTTCTGACCGCCGTTTCGGTGGCAGTCACCCAGATAGAGCTGACCCGGTGGGCCACTATAGTGGCCCTGCTGCTGGCCGCTACAAAATCGGCCGTGGTCCTGGCCGTATTTATGCATCTGAAGTTCGATCAAATGGTATATAAAGTCATGGCCATCTTTGTCGTTCTGTTAGTACTCGCGGTCTTTGTGCTCACTTTCTTTGATTACGCATTCAGATAA